The Brassica oleracea var. oleracea cultivar TO1000 chromosome C7, BOL, whole genome shotgun sequence sequence TTCCCTTTAAGAATCGTATTGAGATGAGGACCAAACTTTTCAACAGCCATGGCTCAGAACTGAGAAGAAGTATCACGAACGGGAGATGAAAAACCAAGAAGAAAACAGCGAAGAAAGAAGAAGGATCGAAGTGACGAAGGAGACGACTCACTCAGTAATAGATAATATATATATATAACAAAGGAAAACGGTTCCCGAGAACACTAAGATCTAACCGGCCACGAACTTTTGATCTCAACCACACGATCCTTAAATGGCCGACAAGTCAAATCAAGACGACGCGCGTGGCATCCCATTTCCCGAAAATCACGACACCACCAAGTAACGATCATTTCTCGCCTTTTCGTTTTCCCAATAAACCAAAAAAGGCTGGGGGACAAATGTTGGACCCAATTTTGGTCAATACCGAAATGGGCCACGATCCAAGACATGAGTCGAGACAGGCCGAGGCCCACAACGAGAGTCGAGCTCGAAGCAAGAGTCGCGGAGGTCGCAGAGATCATGTAACAAGAAGCTGAGATCGCAGAATTGCCACATGGATCTCGGGGTCGACTTGCTATGAAGGAAGGAGAAGAAACATGGAAGATGACACATTGAAAACCTTAGAGAGAGCTACACATTCACATCGATCTTATTGTCTTCCTACTTTTAGATTCTTCCTTTATCGATCTCCTTTGTATCACTCGATCTAGTTCAATTCATTGTATTCGACCCCAGTTATCAATAAAATTTATTTTTGCCTACCGGAAACTATTTAAACATCGTTGTGTTCTAAAGATATCGTTGCATACATCATTTGTTTTCCCTCGATCAATCCTAATCACTATCAAATAGTTTGTGCAGAATTTAGGTTCTACAAAGCTGAATATAGAACTTTTTGAATATATATACTTTAAATAATTTATAAAACGTTGATGATTAGTTTTTTTATTAACATAAATAAAATATTGAATATTAGAAAATGTCTAACTTTAACGATGAATTATGTAAGTTATCGCGTCTAGTGACGGAATTGCGATGAGTTTAGTATGAATTTGTTACAAAATGTCGATAAGTATTTTATTTTAGAAAATGTCGATAAGTACTGATTTATTCAGTAAAAGGCATCTTCAATCATTTCTTCGTGATGCATTAAAATGCACCATATCATCTATCTGTCCATATATTCAAGTATTATTATCCAAATAATGCAAACCAGGTGTTTTTCCTGCACCACACTAAGAAATTTTTTAAATTATTAAATTAATTTAAGTCTAACTTATTATAATTATTAAATTAATTGTAATAAATAAAAAGAAAAATGTATAGGTTAAATATTTAATCGTATGTCCATGATTTTGTGGTCAAGTTTTGGACCAATACAACAAGATATGGATTTATACACCTGCCTATACGTTCAAATTTTATCACGCGAAACTAAGTGGCATTACCTAAACATCTACATGGACATAAAACCATGTTTTCAGTTCATTTGCATACCAAAAAGATATATCCGTAATCTGTACCTCTTCTTAAAATTAATATGAACTCTTTTTTATAAATCTGAGATATCTCTTGATCAATTAAAAAATATTTAACCGTACGGACTTCCACCTAGTTTTAATTCTTCCATTTTTATATTTTTTTTTGTCACATAATCATTTCATTAAGTTTTAGTGTAAAAGTTCTCTATATATAAGTTTTTGATAAAAAAAAATAAAAATAAATAATAAAAAATAAAAAATAAATAAATATAAATATATATATATAAAAGCTCATACATGCATGCAATGTATTATATATGGCGTATTAGCTCATTTGATTATTTTCGGTAGGACAAAGATTCCCACTCAGAATGTTTTACTAATCTTATATTGTACAATTTCTCTCTCTCCTCTACCATAAAGCAGATGTGATCCGACAAGCACACAAAGAAGTTCCTCATTCAAAAAAGATTTCTCAGCCATCAAAATTTCCTTTCTCTTCATCCAACGAAAATAACCTTTTTTCTTCTTTGAAATCTTGCTAGAATTAAACTAAGAAAAGAAAATACCAGGTTTGTTTCTGCTTATCTGAGGAAGTTCATCAATGGATACGGCTCAGTGGCCACAGGTATACACAAACATATACATATTATATATGTATATATAACCATACCCTTATAACTCTGGTATTATAGATTGGATCATTTGATTCATATTAGGCTCAGTACCTGACATTAACTTAGAGTTTAAAGGTTTTGGATCTTCTTTTTATGTTTCTCTTTTCTTTTCTACATATTAAATATACGTTTTTTTTCACTTTACCCTTTGTCAGTTTGCTTTTTTCTTTTCATGTTTTTGGTTAAAGCCTTTCTCAAATTTCCCAATCATTTATATCTTGATGAAAAACTATTTATTCGTTCATAATGAAACACATATGTTAATTATGCCTTTACATATATAATATGCTTCTGTGCTAGTGGTTGGAAGAGTTGATTTTTTTTTTGTGATTTTGATGATCAGGAGATTGTAGTGAAGCCCTTGGAAGAAATAGTAACAAACACATGCCCAAAGCCGCAACCGTCCCAGCCGCAGCAGCCAACACCCGATGGGGCGGCGGGTGGAGTGGAAAGGAAGGCAAGGCCAGAAAAGGACCAAGCTATAAACTGTCCAAGATGTAACTCAACCAATACAAAGTTTTGTTACTATAACAATTATAGCTTGACGCAGCCAAGATTCTTCTGCAAAGGTTGTAGACGGTATTGGACTGAAGGCGGTTCGCTTAGGAATATCCCTGTTGGTGGTGGCTCAAGAAAGAACAAGAGATCTCACTCTTCTTCAATTTCTTCATCTGATATTGGTAACAATCACTCGGTTTCTACACAACCAGCTACAAAGAAGCATCGCTCTGATCAACATCACCACCACCTCATGAGCATGTCTCAACAAGGGTTGACCGGTCAAAACCCTAAATTCCTTGAGACCACTCAACAAGATCTCAATTTAGGTTTTCCACCACATGGGTTGATCAGGACCAACTTCACTGACCTTATCCACAACATTGGGAACAACAACAAGAGCACCAACAGTCTATTGCTTAGTTCTTCATGTTCTGCGACGTCAGATATGGCAACTTCCCCTCTGGATTTCATAAGAAACAACAATAGTAATAATGGGAATTCTTCATTCATGGGTTTTCCAGTTCATAATCAAGATCCAACATCAGGAGGGTTTTCGATGCAAGATCATTACAAGCCTTGTAACTCAAACACCACACTGCTAGGGTTTTCATTGGATCATCATCGTAATAATGATTTCCCCGGAGGATTTCAAGGAGGAGAGGGTGGTGATGATGTGAATGGAAGGCCCTTGTTTCCTTTTGAGGATTTGAAATTGCCAGTTTCTTCTTCATCAGCAACAAGTAATGTCGACATTAATGATCATCAGAAGCGAGCAAGTGGTGGTGATGCAGCTGCTACTTCTGGTGGGTATTGGACTGGGATGTTGAGTGGTGGTGGATCTTGGTGTTAATTTTTCTTAGTTTGATGATGAAGCTAGTATCATTAATGCTATTTATTTAATTAATTAATATCTTAATTTCACTTTGAACATTCGTATTGGTGGTTTTTTCTTCCTTTTTGTTAATTTTGGGTTAATTTGGATTTAAGGATGTTATTGGAAGCGCATGCATATATTGAATGACTTTAATTTGTTTTTAGTTTCATTATGGCTCGCTAACACAATTTATAAATGATACATTGGTTGGTCTTCTGATGTTCCTTCTCTAGTTGATTCTACGTTGTCAAGTCTTTGTCTACTAATAAATTCAGACGTTATAAACAAATGTGTGCGAAATGTTTTTGTGTTTATAGTGTGTATTGTGTAACTAATTATCTGCAGCAGCAGCATAGTATGTTTTGTTTGTTTTGGTCACGAAACGCATGGATGATATTAAATTATTAAGTAACAGAACCGGTATATATATATATATATATATATATTAAATTAAAAGCGACAGGTAAACTCTGAAGACTTTCACATGATCCACACTTATTTACTGCCAAAGACTGGTTAAAGCCCTACCATCCCAATTAACTAGTATAAACCATATTCCATTTGCTGAAAAAAAAAAACCATATTTCATTTAGTTTCCATCTAAGTTTAGCTAGTGATTCGTTCCTGACCACAAAACAATTGATTGGGTTTGTTTACGATAACTAGGTAAGCTACCAAATTAACCTGATGCGTTTTGATGTTGATGTCATGGACTTGTTCTGAATTGCTTTGGTTAGGAAAACAATTTGAAACGAAGATTAAGTATGTGTTAGACGACTACTTAGACAGGAGGCATTTTTAAATAGAAAAGAAAACAAATTGAAAATGAAGAGAGGGAAGAAGAATATTGTGAAAGACAAGTCACAAGCCTAAGGATTAAAGAAGGTGGGATCCACCAAAACATTCTCCTTGAAATCTGTGTGTTTGAAATTATACATCCCACCATGGTTTCAACTTCATCAATCTAGATCTTGACCCTTGTTGTTCTTTGTTTTTTTTTAATTAATTTGTTTAATATTTATAATTGGTTACACTGAAAGCACATAAAACTATTTTAAAATTTGTTGATAAAATTGTATTAGATTAAAGTTTTAAAGGATTAAATGTAATTATGGCGTTGATCAACACAGACATCAAGGTTAAAGAACTTAGGTGGTGTGGTAAGGTACTAAAAGAAAGAGGAAAAGAATCCGACCAACATTATATAATTTTGTCTAAAAGTGACAATGACTCGACCTTAAGAACACACTTCTACACTAAATTCGGTGTGTCCTGTGTTGAAGTATGGATGTAATCTTACGGATAAGTTCTAGTGGAGAATGGAACATGTATCTATTTTTTTAATAGATAGCAAGTTAAGCTTTCTCGCGAATTGTAGCTCAATAACTTCGAATCATAAACCCTCATCCGTAAAACTAGTTGAATATCTTTCTTAAACATTTTAGTTTTGGCCTTAATTCCGTAACTTTTAATCGTAACAAGATCTTCTCCACAAGTTGTATTGTTTTGAAATTCATTAATGCATCTAACATATTTGGCCAATTTCTCTATATTATTAGCATTACTTGAGAACTAGTGAAAGAGGGTTTGACTATTGGAGATGTCAAGTTAATTAAGTAGATGTCAAGTTTAGTTATAAATTTTAACTAATTGTATTTATGTCGTACTCTTAGGCACATTTTGAAGGTTAAGCACAGTTTGACTGTTTGTCATGTTTTTTTTCTTTGTGAGAGTTATATTTATGCTATTGTTAACTAATTGAAAGTTTATAACAACTGTAGATTTGTATGTCTACATATACATTATTTCGAAAATAGAAATCAAGTTGTTAGGCAAGTGGAGTATTATAATTTATAAGATGATAGATGACCCATGACAATACATTACATTAGGTAGAAGAATCTACAATAAAAGAGAATTATAGATTCCACTTCATGGAATGATAATAGGTAAGGGAAATTTTTGGTAACTATGAATTTTTGTCTGGTCGAACATGATTTTAAATTTCTAAGACTTACACTAAAGTAATCAACTTTTTCTGGTTTGGTGTGAAAAAGGATATAAAACGTTTTATTTTCCAAGCGTTACCATCTAAATCAATACGATACTGAAAAATTAAAATAGCAATTAAATATAATAAAATGGTTGATGGTTACATGATAGACAGACATGAAAAATCAGAAAGAAACGCAAAAAGAAACCTTCTCGAACTCTGACCGAACCCATTCTACTTTTTCTATTTTAGACAGGTTACGTTCTAGTTATGACCACGTATAATACAAAAATATTACTTGTATAAGCTTCAAAGCATAGCCAAAACGTAAATAAAATAAATAAAACAGATGTATTTAGAAACACAAAGATGGCAAATCAAGAACAACCAAATGCTTATAGTCATTCTCATGCCCGTCGACAACTGGTCAAATTTCAACTTTGAACTTATATATCTGGACAAATTATTTTGGTCAACTAGTAATCAATCAAAGATTAGTTACAACATAAATCATCAAACTTACTGATGGGTTGTTGATTTGCATATCATATCTCTTGGTAACCGCCCAAATCCATATTGGGCCGGCCCTTTGGAAAATCAAACGATCTCTTTCGCTAACTAGGACATTTATTATGCAAATCAAGCCTTTTTGAACGGATGCAAGAAAAAGCGAGGGAAAATTATTTAGACTTTGGTTTCTTCTGTATCACGTCTCCTGAGGCCAGAGAATACGCTTCGTCTTCAGGGGGGGTGGCGATTGCTGCTTCCGACTCCGCTCACTTGTCGCACTCCATAAAGTGCTATAAGATAGTACACCTGTTTCTAGGATTGAAGCAGAGATAAAAGTATATGCGTCTGAGAGAGGAACAAGACGCAGCTTATGGAGTAGCCCTTGAAGCCGATCAAGTATGCGCTTTCTCTCTTTTAGGAGTCAAAAGAATCGAGTTACTATTACCCTTAGTTTCTAAATTTCTGTATATTCTGTTTATAAGGCAAAGAAGAGGCAGAAACTGGCTGGAAGAGGAAGCGCGTTTAGAGAGAGAAGTTGCTGCGAGGCAATGCAAAGAGGAAGGAGAAGCTCGGGAGAGAGAGATCAGAGCGAGAAGCTCGGGGACAAAAGAATGTTCCATATACACATCTAGTTGTATAATCTCTCGAATATTCGTATACATATGCATGTTAACCATCTTCACCAAAGATTTATTTTAAATTATTTCTTACTAAAAAAATTGATTGAGTTGATTATTAATCTCTNNNNNNNNNNNNNNNNNNNNNNNNNNNNNNNNNNNNNNNNNNNNNNNNNNNNNNNNNNNNNNNNNNNNNNNNNNNNNNNNNNNNNNNNNNNNNNNNNNNNNNNNNNNNNNNNNNNNNNNNNNNNNNNNNNNNNNNNNNNNNNNNNNNNNNNNNNNNNNNNNNNNNNNNNNNNNNNNNNNNNNNNNNNNNNNNNNNNNNNNNNNNNNNNNNNNNNNNNNNNNNNNNNNNNNNNNNNNNNNNNNNNNNNNNNNNNNNNNNNNNNNNNNNNNNNNNNNNNNNNNNNNNNNNNNNNNNNNNNNNNNNNNNNNNNNNNNNNNNNNNNNNNNNNNNNNNNNNNNNNNNNNNNNNNNNNNNNNNNNNNNNNNNNNNNNNNNNNNNNNNNNNNNNNNNNNNNNNNNNNNNNNNNNGGGGGGGTATTATAGGACATTCCATCTTTCATCATATTTACTTCAAAAAGAACTCACCAGCTACTAGAAACTAGGCGCATGTGTGATATCTTAACCACGTAATATGGGTGACATGTGCATGTAAGTAAGAACATAGTCTATCTATCTCTATCTCGCTGCCTCTTTTTTCAACAAGTCACTAAAGATAACAATAGGCAGACTTTCCAACGAACAAAAACTTAGGGCACCATGACAATGAATGTAAAGAATATAGTACTCGTTGATAAATGCTGTCCATATAAGCTGTTTGGTCACAAATGCAAAAGTGAAATAAGTTGTCCTCATTTTAGCAAGGGGTCTGAAAAGTCAATGGTCGTCGTTTGGATCGGAGTCAATGTAGGGCTATATGACTACGAGGATAAGTTGTGATGTTAGGACTTGGGAGTGAATGAGATTATCTAACAAATGAATGGTGTCAAGGAGTAGTATACATTTTCTTCTTCTTTCGTCTCCATCCACCTATCAATATCTCCACTAAAAATGTTTTGTTTCTTCTCCTCGATTTTGATTAAAAGTCCGGAAATCTAATCACTAATAGGTATAATAATCACAATGTAGTGCACGCAAGTTTGTACAGATTAGAAAGCAACATCGTAGCTGAGAAGTTTAAAGTGTTTTGGTTTCTTTTAATTTTGTAACCACTGTAAGATTTTAATTCCTAGGTTTATTTAGTGACATTTATACTATACTTAAAAAGCAACACGAAAAGTGGATAAGAGAAAAATAAAGCTATGTTGCCTATAATCTTTTGATAGTTGAATAACATAGTTATTTAGTAAATTGCATGTCAACCTCCAAAATAAACTATGAATTTGGAAGCTGCCAAGTGCAAACTAGTCTTTCTATGTTAAGAAACATCGATTGTGCATCTTTATTTTTGGCATCCAATCGATTGTGCATCTATATCTACGTAATCAGTGACTATTTGGATGAATAAAACTTAATCAGGTCCAGGTCGAACGTTGTCTACTCAAATAAATATCTATCTATCATGGTTATTATCAGATACTCCCTTCTTTTTTTAATATAAGTCGTTTTAAAATTGTGCACATAGATTAAGAAATCATTAATTTTTATATTTTCTAAACAAAAACATCATTAATTATTTATCTAACCACAAATCAATCAATAATAAAATAGAAGGTATATTATCATTGGTCATATAACATTAAGTGTTAATAAATTTTACATAGAAAACCTAAAACGTAATATAATTTGGAACATAAAAATTTCTCTAAAACGACTTATATTAAAAAATTGAGGGACTATCTTACATCGTGATTCGTGAGATTGATGGTCCTTAGACAATATATATATATATATATATATATATATATATATATGATGTGGTAATCTTTTAATTATTGAACTAATTTTTAAGTGTTAATTGATTATATTCATTTATGGTTTCATAGTCCATAGTTTGACGTAGTTAATTTTCTAAATAATTTTTTGTCTATGTTCAAATGGTCCATTTTGATTTGGTATTTTGGAGATGTTAAACTTGAGTTATTTCTATTGGAACGTTTTCTACAGGGGTCTATCAAAGAGTGAAATAAGGATGAGCTTTCGGATACCCGTTTGTATTCGGATCGGGTATTTTGGATTTTCGGGTATTTCGGTATAGAGATAGAGAACCCGTTCGGGTATTTCTGTATTTCGGG is a genomic window containing:
- the LOC106303520 gene encoding dof zinc finger protein DOF4.6-like yields the protein MDTAQWPQEIVVKPLEEIVTNTCPKPQPSQPQQPTPDGAAGGVERKARPEKDQAINCPRCNSTNTKFCYYNNYSLTQPRFFCKGCRRYWTEGGSLRNIPVGGGSRKNKRSHSSSISSSDIGNNHSVSTQPATKKHRSDQHHHHLMSMSQQGLTGQNPKFLETTQQDLNLGFPPHGLIRTNFTDLIHNIGNNNKSTNSLLLSSSCSATSDMATSPLDFIRNNNSNNGNSSFMGFPVHNQDPTSGGFSMQDHYKPCNSNTTLLGFSLDHHRNNDFPGGFQGGEGGDDVNGRPLFPFEDLKLPVSSSSATSNVDINDHQKRASGGDAAATSGGYWTGMLSGGGSWC